The proteins below come from a single Drosophila miranda strain MSH22 chromosome Y unlocalized genomic scaffold, D.miranda_PacBio2.1 Contig_Y1_pilon, whole genome shotgun sequence genomic window:
- the LOC117189345 gene encoding uncharacterized protein LOC117189345 isoform X1, whose amino-acid sequence MYKISIFYEACSQKIDCFPCWVAGNMAIQILSDSYAYLHNCFMRLYYKIIGSILFERLLSWLKICLTYFLICCTSVWSTLKRWQNYFGYFCCWLMYHWTAFWSRRVVRRYLYQSDLAVWQKIYGMPDTGQVVLFNGWHKASRVVCDDCRMNRVGKLIDQAKVCLDVVLLSTANVKYIDRILAAHIRGVTVRVLASDKMLAANGPAMKLLCALSVQVRCYSIGVIFGYNFAIIDSEKRALEIEAKQDTVHTCLWRLRGNMKGCLNWILLAALQKRDYRNDNRHYQKFFDEWNFLYPVTPSYFIAYNLPSPQHKA is encoded by the exons ATGTAcaaaatttcaattttctaTGAGGCTTGCTCCCAAAAAATCGACTGTTTTCCTTGCTGGGTTGCAGGCAATATGGCTATACAAATCTTGTCCGATTCTTACGCGTATTTGCACAATTG CTTTATGCGATTGTATTACAAAATTATTGGATCGATACTTTTTGAACGCCTACTGAGTTGGCTTAAAATTTGTCTTACCTATTTTCTGATTTG TTGTACAAGCGTCTGGAGCACTCTTAAGCGATGGCAAAATTATTTTGGATATTTCTGTTGTTG GCTTATGTACCACTGGACTGCCTTCTGGTCCAGGCGTGTGGTGCGTCGCTACCTTTACCAGAGCGACCTCGCTGTCTGGCAGAAAATCTACGGGATGCCGGATACCGGTCAAGTCGTCTTATTTAACGGTTGGCACAAGGCAAGCAGGGTCGTGTGCGACGACTGTCGGATGAATCGCGTGGGTAAATTGATTGACCAGGCAAAAGTATGCCTGGATGTGGTGCTACTGTCTACCGCCAATGTCAAGTACATTGACCGCATATTGGCGGCACATATTCGGGGTGTCACTGTGCGCGTTCTCGCCAGCGACAAAATGCTCGCGGCTAATGGGCCAGCGATGAAGCTACTCTGCGCCTTGAGTGTGCAGGTGCGCTGCTACTCAATCGGAGTAATATTCGGGTACAATTTTGCTATAATAGACAGTGAAAAGCGAGCCCTGGAGATAGAGGCCAAGCAGGATACGGTCCACACGTGTCTTTGGCGACTAAGGGGTAACATGAAAGGGTGTCTAAACTGGATCCTACTGGCCGCGTTGCAGAAACGTGATTATAGGAATGACAATCGCCACTACCAAAAATTTTTTGATGAATGGAACTTCTTATATCCTGTCACCCCGTCCTACTTCATAGCATATAATTTGCCTTCACCGCAGCATAAAGCATAG
- the LOC117189345 gene encoding uncharacterized protein LOC117189345 isoform X2 has translation MYKISIFYEACSQKIDCFPCWVAGNMAIQILSDSYAYLHNCFMRLYYKIIGSILFERLLSWLKICLTYFLICCTSVWSTLKRWQNYFGYFCWLMYHWTAFWSRRVVRRYLYQSDLAVWQKIYGMPDTGQVVLFNGWHKASRVVCDDCRMNRVGKLIDQAKVCLDVVLLSTANVKYIDRILAAHIRGVTVRVLASDKMLAANGPAMKLLCALSVQVRCYSIGVIFGYNFAIIDSEKRALEIEAKQDTVHTCLWRLRGNMKGCLNWILLAALQKRDYRNDNRHYQKFFDEWNFLYPVTPSYFIAYNLPSPQHKA, from the exons ATGTAcaaaatttcaattttctaTGAGGCTTGCTCCCAAAAAATCGACTGTTTTCCTTGCTGGGTTGCAGGCAATATGGCTATACAAATCTTGTCCGATTCTTACGCGTATTTGCACAATTG CTTTATGCGATTGTATTACAAAATTATTGGATCGATACTTTTTGAACGCCTACTGAGTTGGCTTAAAATTTGTCTTACCTATTTTCTGATTTG TTGTACAAGCGTCTGGAGCACTCTTAAGCGATGGCAAAATTATTTTGGATATTTCTGTTG GCTTATGTACCACTGGACTGCCTTCTGGTCCAGGCGTGTGGTGCGTCGCTACCTTTACCAGAGCGACCTCGCTGTCTGGCAGAAAATCTACGGGATGCCGGATACCGGTCAAGTCGTCTTATTTAACGGTTGGCACAAGGCAAGCAGGGTCGTGTGCGACGACTGTCGGATGAATCGCGTGGGTAAATTGATTGACCAGGCAAAAGTATGCCTGGATGTGGTGCTACTGTCTACCGCCAATGTCAAGTACATTGACCGCATATTGGCGGCACATATTCGGGGTGTCACTGTGCGCGTTCTCGCCAGCGACAAAATGCTCGCGGCTAATGGGCCAGCGATGAAGCTACTCTGCGCCTTGAGTGTGCAGGTGCGCTGCTACTCAATCGGAGTAATATTCGGGTACAATTTTGCTATAATAGACAGTGAAAAGCGAGCCCTGGAGATAGAGGCCAAGCAGGATACGGTCCACACGTGTCTTTGGCGACTAAGGGGTAACATGAAAGGGTGTCTAAACTGGATCCTACTGGCCGCGTTGCAGAAACGTGATTATAGGAATGACAATCGCCACTACCAAAAATTTTTTGATGAATGGAACTTCTTATATCCTGTCACCCCGTCCTACTTCATAGCATATAATTTGCCTTCACCGCAGCATAAAGCATAG